The DNA region CCTTCAAAAGACAAAATATGTAAAATAGTACAACAATCTCGTCAACGGAAGGACACTGTATATCTTGCTTGATTGAATAAGTatttaagaaaaacacaaatgttACTTTTGCATTGGTATGTTCTTTGTCGTTTACTTCTTAAGTATTTCGAGtagtttctctttttttcaacATGTATTGCAGTTAtaaactgtgcaagtctcacacacattattttaatgcatgaaagaaacaaatttgGCACTTTGACGAGTCCAAATGTTTAAATACGACTCGAGACTCACACAGTCTATTCTTCTCAAATGCTCAAAATGCTCAAAATGCTCAACTTTGTAGAGTTCCTCGGAAGGTTATGTTTTGTACTGTAAGGTACTGTAACTAACAAACAGTCTGGTAAAAAAAGACTATTCAAATTTCACTTGTACTTAGATATTTAAGATAAACAGCAGAGTAAATCTGCTTAGAGATGCTGTAGACAAATGAAGGTGAAATATTCAGAtattctccccattactcgacaccaagtaaggttttatgctaataattattttgagtaattaccatagtgtccactgcctttaagtagctcaatgaaatttggccttaaagacactggacactatttgcaatgtcaaagaccagtcttctcgcttggtgtatctcaacattttttatgcataaaacgacaaacctgtgaacatttgagcttaattggtcgtcggagttgcgagataaccatgaaagaaaaaaggttttatgctgataattattttgagtaattaccaatagtgtccactgcctttaaagtacacCATAGGTACATGTGTACTATACTCTTAACTTCCAAACGTTGACGATTGTTAACTTCCAAATTAATGTATCTGTTATCTAAAAGTGTATCTGTTTCTCTGCATCACCCAGAAAttcatttgtttaatttgtttgatcTACTTAATTTGGATAATTGTGAACTAATGTGCAATGTTTAAAAATTCACACAGCTGTTTATTTTAGTGggatttttttgtataaaattgtGTTCAATGTATCGTACAAagtatgttttaatttttatttttgtttaaaggatttgtttATTTAGAATTCCCCAGAATAAACCGAATTTGCTCACACACTATTTGTGTATTATATCATATCTTCTTGCAACCGACactttatgggtttttttagtTCTTATTTTAGCACTTTATCTATGGGCATCTTCAAGCACTTATTGTGTTTAAGAGGGGTGTGCTAGTTTGGttttcttattaaaaaaaaaaaacatttataagatGATGCTTTAATTATAGTTTCTTGCTAACTATCAATCAATctttttaaagataaaaaatTATCCTACTGTTTAAAGCAGTGTACCAAAACTATCCCCAAATCATAAAAAGCCACCCTCcggttttgtttcatttttatgtTGAATTGTGGATTCTACAGCTTTGTTCAAGCTCATTTCATTTCACGTAACATGGGGAAGTGTATTTTGAAGTCTTTTTTCTTAAAGAACAGGGATTTAATAACAAGTTTTGTGAAGcagaaaaatcacaggcaaatcactctgtGAAAACATGGGATTTGAAGCTTACGTGGCTGAACATGCACATCCGGTTGACCtggtggtaagacatctgctttaGCAAAGGTctcgggttcgaatccctcctgAGTAACTTGCCTACAggtattttttcacagatttaacACTTTTTCTTATCTAGAATAGTATATATATGTTACTAGCTATATGAGAGATTGTTTTGTTGCAATTTGTGTTCATTTGACTTTAAAACATGCGAATAATATTTTTTAGTCAAAAGATATGCCTTATTATTAAAGTGTACTAATTCTGTGTTTCTTTTGTGATATTGTAAAGGTTTTATCAAAACTAACTTCAGCTACTGGTCAATTCCAACTTATCTGAAATAGAATATTACTAATTATATGCGCATTTCACCATAAACATGTTCCAAAATGGCTCATATAAGATTCCTTTGCAAAGTCCTTTGAGTTGTACATGGCAGTACAAGAATGTAATTAACATTTCTCTATTTATTATCACTTGGCCgagtttaattaattaatccaATAATATACATGGTACTAGTTTAGTGagcaaaacatgtacatgtattctaatAAAATGTCTAGTACTTGGTTGTGAGTATTTGGTTGTACTTGAGTGACATTATTGAGcagtttgttttgagtatagTTCATCTATTCTTACTGAATGTTCTTCACAGTAGTCCGAGACAAAGAACAATGTTGAGGGAGCATGTTGaacaaattatgtaatgttGCCCCTCAATAACCCCTTTAAATTAGTGATTATATGTTTCAAGAGGCTTCTACGCTTTACTGTGAAAAGGTattctcagcactagagaagtaggtCAATTATGTTTTCCTggcgagagaaaaaaaacagctaTCCTTTCATTCACTAGGCATACTTCAGACATAACTTGAAAATACATCCCCGATTTGTATGTAAATGTTGCAGGAAACTATTGCTTGTGAataaattttatttcttttttagttttttcttttttaatgtcTCTTTATTATTTCGTATAATCAAATACTTTTAATAATATATGTAATGGTCAGGGGGGGGGCATTACTATTCAAATGTGAAGGCATGGAACTTTAAGTTGAAAAGGGCCTTACTGGGGAGGGGATTGGTTCAAATaagtaatttaaaacaataaggGGATTATTAGACACCAACGTCTGTAAAATTTAGCTCTTGTCAGACTTGTTTAAAAATTTCCTCGTATGAGACATGCATTTATAAAAGTCGGTAAATTTCGGGAGATGTATCTGATTATTAAAAACACGACACAAATATCACACAGTAAAAACAGTCTTGGTAATCATCTCTTTTTGAATATGTGGGGGCTCTATGGCTAGAGCCCGAGTTGTGAATCGAGTTGTTCACTTGGCCGAGCCTCTCTTGGCTTTCTTAGGCGACTTCTTCACagatttcttcttcttctccacCGTCTTCTCCACCTTCTTGGTGGGGGTCTTGACTCGCTTCTCAGGCTTGACCTTCTTGATTTTCTTAGCTGCCTTCGGTGGAGCCTCTTTCTttgtctctctctctttctGCGCTTTCTTCATCCTCTTGGCAATTCGCTGAGCCTCCTTTTCGGTTTTCTGAGACTTGGCCATCTTAGCTTGTTCAGAGTCCTTTTGTCTGCGGGTCTTGTCTGCAGCTTTGTCAGTCACTGTTGAGTTCACCTTGAAAGAGCCGCTTGCACCAACCCCTTTAACTTGGATAAAGTCTCCGGAGGCCACGCCCCTCTTTAGGGCGCTGCGAATGTAAGTGGGTTTTTCTAAGCCGAAGTTCATGGACAGATATTTTTTGATGGCCTGAAGTGAAGCCCCATTACGGGCGTCGTAGGTAGCGTTGATAGCCTCCTCAACCATGTCCTTGATTTTCGGCTTAGGAGTTGAGCTCGTTTTTGATGGTCTTCTCTTTCTCTTAGCCGGGGCTTTCTCTTCCTTTTCTTCGACAGTGGGTTTTACATCGTCGTCAGACATTTTAAGCAAGGAAACGCTAGAAAGAATATGAGTTAGAAATGAAGTATGCGCTAACACTACAGCCGATGTCGTTCAACGCAATAAAATTGCAGCCCATAGTGCACACGCGAATATATAGCTCCGTTGCGTACGTACGAGAAATCACCCAATTATGTGGACACATGTCGGGTGGTTACCATTGACACGCAGTGTATAAGTCGGTTCTGTGCTTTCGGCGATCAAAACCATGCAATTAACTACACTTTTAAACGGTTTCCTGCCACAATTTTGATATCACACAAATCTGTAGCTCATACTGTACCAGCCTGTACCCATCAAAAACTTATTATGATGGTTTTTAGGGGCAAAATTTAAGGTAAGGCAAAAAGTTTATTTCAATTAATGATGTAACTTTTATTGCGGATGTCCCAAAACTGATATATCCTGCGACGTACGGATACGGCGACCGTCCCAGACGAAAATTTGGGATATTAGctgtttgagaaaacataagCATGGTCTTCTCGCTGCAGGTAAAACCTGTGAATAACCCGTTCAAAAAAA from Asterias rubens chromosome 7, eAstRub1.3, whole genome shotgun sequence includes:
- the LOC117292438 gene encoding late histone H1-like, which translates into the protein MSDDDVKPTVEEKEEKAPAKRKRRPSKTSSTPKPKIKDMVEEAINATYDARNGASLQAIKKYLSMNFGLEKPTYIRSALKRGVASGDFIQVKGVGASGSFKVNSTVTDKAADKTRRQKDSEQAKMAKSQKTEKEAQRIAKRMKKAQKERETKKEAPPKAAKKIKKVKPEKRVKTPTKKVEKTVEKKKKSVKKSPKKAKRGSAK